AGCAATAAATATCTAATAATACATGACAAACAAACAAATACGATTGTTTAAAGTTATAGCAATCGCTCTATCTCCTTACGGGGTTATTGCACAAGCTACTGCAGGAATACAAAAAGCAACAACTGAAATTAGAGCATTTTTTCAACCTCTTACTTTATTGATGTATGCCATTGCAGCCGTAATTGGTGTTTATGGGGCAATTCGAGTGTTTAATAAATGGCAAGCGGGCGACCAAGACACTCAAAAAGCATTGGTGCAATGGCTGGGAGCATTTATTTTTGTAATGGTAGCGGCCTCGGTTATTCAATCATTTGTAGGCTGATGAATCTATTTTTACAAGGAATAGTTAGCCCATATTTGAAAGAATATACTGATATAGGATTAGCAAAATCAATTGTTCAAATGGTAATGGCTCTTTCGGCAATAATGGGTCTGTATTTTGCTTATCGGGTATTTCAAAAATTTCAAAATGGTGAAGATGATGCTTCACAAAAACTATGGTTATGGCTAACAGGATTTCTAATCTTGCTCGTTGGTTTGGTATTTCTTTCACAAACACTTTTGAAAAACGATAATGCTTTGCAATAGACTAATTTTACAGATTTCTGGGCCATTAAATAATTTAGGAAATAGTCTTTTGGTTGATGCTAAAACAGCCAAAATGATAGCGATTATGCTCGGTGCGGCGTATGGAGTGTGGGGATTATATAAAATCTACATTGCATGGAACAATGGTGATAATGACGTATATCAAAAGTTAATCCGTTGGTTATTCTCATTGTTATTTTTAGAAACCATCATGTTTTTGATAATCAGTTCAATACTGAATTAATGGCAGAGCTAATTTCTATCTTTTTTGCAGTCAAACGCATCATTCAAGCCATAACCATGATTATTGCAATCGTGGTTGGTTTTAGAATATATCGAAAATGGAATGGGGGAGAAGACATCGAAGAAAGTATTTATTATTGGTTCTTTGGGTTGATAAGTACAACCATCGCTGTTGAATTAGTTGCAAGACTTTTTAAGCTATGATAGAATACAAAATTAATAGAGGTGTTGAAAACGAGATAGAATTTAAAGGGCTTAAAGGGAAGTACGTATATATATTTTCGATAGGAATCGGAGCATCACTTTTTGGAGGGATATTCTTAACAATTATTGGTTTACCGAATATAGTTTCGAGCATCTTGGCTGGAATAGGAATCATTGGTTCAACTGTTTATGCTTTTCAACAAAACAA
This Emticicia oligotrophica DSM 17448 DNA region includes the following protein-coding sequences:
- a CDS encoding DUF4134 family protein; the protein is MNLFLQGIVSPYLKEYTDIGLAKSIVQMVMALSAIMGLYFAYRVFQKFQNGEDDASQKLWLWLTGFLILLVGLVFLSQTLLKNDNALQ
- a CDS encoding DUF4134 family protein, coding for MAELISIFFAVKRIIQAITMIIAIVVGFRIYRKWNGGEDIEESIYYWFFGLISTTIAVELVARLFKL
- a CDS encoding DUF4134 domain-containing protein, with product MTNKQIRLFKVIAIALSPYGVIAQATAGIQKATTEIRAFFQPLTLLMYAIAAVIGVYGAIRVFNKWQAGDQDTQKALVQWLGAFIFVMVAASVIQSFVG
- a CDS encoding DUF4133 domain-containing protein, encoding MIEYKINRGVENEIEFKGLKGKYVYIFSIGIGASLFGGIFLTIIGLPNIVSSILAGIGIIGSTVYAFQQNKIYGRWGRDKKLAQNMYPAGIVRRKYIFDKLLKKSNE
- a CDS encoding DUF4134 family protein; this translates as MLCNRLILQISGPLNNLGNSLLVDAKTAKMIAIMLGAAYGVWGLYKIYIAWNNGDNDVYQKLIRWLFSLLFLETIMFLIISSILN